ctgcacctaatttctatgtttctaattgttgTTTCAGAAAATAAAACGGTCACAATATAAAACCAAGCTGCATCTCTACTTCACCACAGTTTTGCATCACATGGTTTTATAAGAATCGCATTTcaaaaatgtgttttaaaaataGACTTTAAGGCAACTGTTTCCCATAATACTTCATAAACTGAATATTAAGACAATCTGGTTTATTtgttcaaaaatatttaaacagtGAAAAAGGAAGCTCTACTGAAGGTCACCAGGAAGTGCACCAACCCGGGGAAAGCCACGAGTAGATACCTAAACAATTGCTATCTTGCTAAAACGAACATTGCAATGTCTCAGTGCAAATTCACAATTAAAAATATTATTCATGGTTAATGTGCAATCATACTAAATTATAccaagtttgtattttctcccaaaTTGTTCAAGCTCTCAACTTTCTTACTTGTTCACGATTGAGATCTCAATCTCCAGTTGACTCTTTTCTTTCATCACCTTGTTATAACAACTTCTCCAAGTCTCAGCTGATGACAGTGCATCTGCCAACTGTGTCTCCTATAAACAAGCCAACCACACAAGGTTCACAGTGGAAGTGACATTTTATTACTGCTCGTTTTAAATAAGGAATATAAAGTTAAAGATACCACAGCAAAAATTACAATGTAGCCTATTTTCTAAAAAAAACTAAGAGGTTTAAATATCAATTGCAGTTAAATACAATCAGTTTGCACTATTTGGACATTTTTTGTCATTGTAAGGAATGTTGATACGAAATATGGTATACACCCACTGCAAGATCAATAGGGTTATGTGCTCAGAATATAAAGTTAAAGATACTACAGCAAAAATTACAATGTAGCCtattttctaaaaaaaaacaagagATTTCTTCCTTGGCACAGTTATTTGGGTACATAGTTGACACGTCTAAAGACAGAGTTTTAGACAGCTCAGAGTTATCTTTCAGTGTGGAGGAAGTAAAGTACTGTCTTTCATCATTCGCTCCAGGTACATAGTATGATTAATCCAATTCAATATATACTTGTTATTCAATTTCAGTTTTAGCTGCCAACATTCCATGCCACTCTATTTCCCAATACTAATTGAATACCTTTCCAACAAGCTGGGAATTGAGCAATTCGACTGCATCTTCACTGCGTTCAGCTCGTTGTTTCTGAGCCTTTGTGGCTTTCTTTAAGGCCTCCTTGTCTCTGTCCCCTTTGTTATGAAACAACCTTAATTGCTCTGTTAAGTAGTCCGCTTGCCCTTTCTGCTGCGCAATGGTACGCTCAAAATTCTGAAGGAGTAATATTAGAACAAATTGAAAACTTCAGCTGGAGACCATAAAATATAAAACAGAACATGTAAAGGTAGcccaacatatatatatatatatattgttatatATATGTTGCCCAACATTTGATGAGCAATATCGGGCAACACACTTGGAGAACATGCTGCTGTTCAAACACTGCCGTGAGACCTTAAACATCCATCTGACTTGAAAAACATATAATTATGGCAATAGCTGATTATCTCGCTAAGTGGTATCTCTAACCTCTCAGTCCTTCATTTAAGCTTAGTTGGACAGGAGTGCAACAGTGAAGAATACATGCATGTATCTGCCATATAAGATTTTTCAGAGAATAAACCTTTCACTGAAAATGTATCAAAGGACTCACTGATTCCAGTGTTTTAATAAAAGAACTGTATTACTGGGACCAATACcattagataggcacaaaaagctgaagtaacaggtagcctctctggagagaaggaatgggtgtttttttcgggtcgagatctttcttcagaccattAGAGATTTTCTAGCAACACAATATAGCagcaattagacacaaaatgaatgTTAACATTGGGTCGTGTCATTGTGCCCATCTTAACAATTCATAAATTACTCttgagcaaatttaaaaaaataatatatatgtAATAGAAAGTCAAATCCATGGAAACTCATGGGGCAAGTAAGATTATTGAAATACCCTAATCTGCACAGCCATACGATTGTTTTCTGCCTCTTTACTGCGAAGCTGTCCCTGTAGATGGGCTCGAGTGCTTTCAAGTGATTTGGATAACTCTGCCGCTGCGTGAGCATTATCCTAAAGAGGAAGAAATAAAGTGGCTCAGTAAACAGTTCATTGCTCTTTCCTGAGTAACAAATCAATTATAATGCCAGCTTACCAATGCAATGATTTAGTTTTAGTCTTTGGTGAAACAATAGGTTATATCTTATGATGAAGGAAAATGGCATAAATCTCAATGATATCTTGCTGATTGGTGGGAACACTAAGAAGTAATAATTTGGGGACAAAAAAGTTACAGAACATGACACTAATACAATCTCCAGTTAGCGTCATTAATCCATTATGAATTTGAAAGCTTCACTTGATAATATCACATTATTTCCCTCCGTGAAAACAAGGCATTTTGATTGAAACAGAACTGTGATGTAGCTGTGGAACTcacatgcatggttctaaaaaggTATATTAAAAGAGCTACtttgaaaatataatttaatGCTGAAAACACAACCACATAGAAGACCAGGGAATAATCAGTATTTATTGTACTTAATTTAGTTTTAAACCACACAATCCCAGAGTCAGGATATATAAAAACTAACTACATTAACATCTCCCATCATTATTTTTGTGGTGATCTAAATATTTATTCTCATTAACCACAAATTCATCAATACTGCTTTCCTTGATgtatctttcaaaaatgtatcttgATGTCAAACACCTTTAACACCTCAAACTTTATTCTACTCAAGAAAATACCATTCCTCTTCTGTCATCATAACAGTCTCTAATTTCATCTCTCCAATACATCAAATTACTTAATGGAGGAATTCCTATCAAGtcaaaaacaaaataataattaGACATAGTCAAGTTTCTGCAAAATCTGGGatgactgtgcatctaccagcaCATTAATAGGGTCATAACGCTTGAGGTTTATCCGTTGTACTACTGTCATTCAACTCAAAGCAATTTATTAAACCCAAGATCATAAAAAATTAACTAATCTGAATTGGTCTTCTTTTACCATTGAATCTGACAAGCTCACTGACAATGGCTGAGGGTTGTCTATTTTCAAAACCAGAAACTTTAAAATGGCCATTTGCCAGCTCAAGACCTCACGAAAAATGTGCTGATTAACAAAACTATAAAAATTGCGAAGAAAATCTTGTTCAAATAATTTGTTACTTTCATTTGATATAGAAATTGCATTGCATGTACATGTTTGGCAACATTTATTCAACAAATTCAGTGAGCTTTTATATCCAATAGAAAGCCTTACTCAATGGAAATGAAAGTAGGAAATGCTTCAACACAAATGTGAGTATATCAGTGAAAAGAACTATGTAAAAAACATCTGAGAGCTGTATATACAGAATATAAATGTAGCAAAAGGCAAGAGAACGAAACTGCATAAATTTTAACACACAGGCCTGAATATAACAGTGTTTATATTAAATGGGGACAGTAAGTTCAATTTATTGcttgtaatttattttttatttttatctctGCTTACCTTTTCTGCTTGATACTGAGTAAGAAGCTGGTCTGTCCGGCGTTCAATCTCCTGTAGCTTCACTAACAGGTGCTGAAAAGgaataataaataatttaataaattcGTAATTTTAAGAATACAAAGGATTTCTGAATAATATACTTCTAGTTGGCACACAATAATCCTTCTAAAGATATTTTGAATTCTCCTTCAGATTTCATTTAAAACTGGTGTCATTTCATTTTCACTTTATGCTGATAAAAGTGTGTTTGATTGAAAAGACCACCTAATTCCACCAGCATTACTTGACTCAACTCGGTTCTTCTCTTAGTTCATCCAATGCTGAAATCTAGAGTAAACCAGAGTCAACTATGGttcatacacaaaaatgctggagaaacccagcgggtgcagcagcatctatggagcgaaggaaataggtaacgtttcgggccgaaaccccgccTGATAGGCCTCTATCAAATATTTTTCATAAACCTGATCCCATAAGGTTTTGTCAGCACATACCAACCCACACTACATCTATCGGTGACTCCCTGCTCACTGATCTGATTTGGCTCCTAGTCCAACAACACCCTGTGTTTAAAATTCCCATATTTGTATTAAAAGGCCTCAGAGTTCATTTATTCCACATACCTGGCTTCTCCTCTGATCCTACTGCCCCCCCAAGAATTCTGCATTCTATCAACTCTAGCCTCATTTACCTTCCCCACTTCCTTGATTATTACCCCTTCTCCACAACTCCCATCATGTCCACTACACCATATCAAATTTAACCTCTGGTATTCATTCCCTGAATATTTCTCGCTAATACTTCAAAAAGTTCCTTAAAACCTAACAGTTTCACCAGGCTTGTTGATGCTGATTTTTTTGCCTCATGTCAATTTATGTGCCTCTGAATCATTTTGGGATTTTCTATAATATGAATTATAAATGAATGTTTATCATTTTACAAGCATGATTACATTCATATTTTTCTTGCCAATCTTCACCATCTATCTCATCCATAGATATTGATCTTTCCTAAATAGTTATTACATCCCCAAGAAAAGCTACTTGAGTGCAGAAGACAACACAACTGAACCGATTTCTCTCATACACAAGTACTCGGAAAATTATACAATAATGATGTTatgggaaaacatttttttttttacccattCCAGCCACCACTGAAAGCACAACTATAACATAAACAGATGGTGATACcggtcaaaggtagacacaaaatgctggagtaacacagcgggacacgcagtatctatggagtgaaggaatgggtgatgtttcgggttgagacccttcttcagaccagtcaagATCttttgtcataaacaatatcaccAACTGCAATATGTTCTTCTCACCGCATTTTCTGCTTCTGCCCGAGCCAGTTTTTCAAGGAGGGTTTCTTTTAGCTCGAATAGCCTCAAAGCATCAGCCTGGGTTAATAAAAAAGTGGAGATTAGACCATGAAAAATCTACCTTGGACATTTATTATCAAATGTACAGAATGACCCGACTCCAACTAAAGTGAAACAGAAGAGAAAGCTTTTCTAATTGAGTACAACTACGGAAGAGAATTGGCAAATCCAAGCACAGACAAATTCTTACCTCCTGTGCATGTTGTTCTCTTAGTAGCTCCCGAACTGCTCGATTTGTTACGTCAAACGTCTCCAATTTCTGCAATAGCAATTCCTTCTGACGTGTCAAGAAGTTACATTCTGAAGCTGACATTTGCTTCTCCTTAATGCAGAGAAAAAAACAAGCTTTGAGGCACTGCAGTTGCACACTGCAAATTTGGAGAAGAATTTTAAGAAAAGGGACCATTGAGAAATTTGTACTCTACACTCTTTGGGATTACAAATCATTCCATTAATCAGTTTCTCTTTTTCCCTATCCACGTTGACACAGCATTCCACATCTGCACTGAATAGTGACAAACTTTTTTATCTGTTTCCAACTGTTTCTTGACAAAGTCCAGTTGCACATTAGCACCCAATATTTTTGCAAACTCTTACTGATATTTCAGTTCTCGAGGAAAAATAATTTGATACCATCCgttacaccccccccaccccctccaacaACCAGGAGCCGCTTCAATCTGTACCATAGTTTTGGATAAGATTCCTAAGTTATTTACAGTATTATGCTCCCATACACATCTTCTGGTACCGTACCTCACAAACAGTAGCTATTTCTTCAGGCATCAATTTCCTAGTTTCAggaaaacacattaaaaaaaacacttctaCCCAACTTCAAGTCTCCAAAAAACCTCTATTTGGATGTTCAGCCAAACCCAAACTTCTGTTCCACCTTTCTTCTGCTGGAATTCCAGTATTTATTCCCtaaaataataattattttatcaAATATGGAAAGAACAATTCAATTGGTGATGTCTTGTACAAATACTCCCATTTGAATGGAACATATCTACACATAAGGTAGACCACCATGTAACAACAGATATTTCATGTAATTCAGCAAATCATTCCAGTATTTCTGTTTCAGCAGTTCTCCATTAGTAGAATGGCTAAATTACAAGGCAAAGGGAAAAATCTCCTCATAGACAAAAAATGACATGgttcaagatttaaaaaaagttatactTACACTGCCCAGCTTACTGATAGTGCTGTGTAGAGCTGCAACCTGTTTTGCTGCAGCAGCTGCATCCATTTCAGCCTCGACCAGCTTTTTCAACACAGTGTCACCTTTTCGCCAATGCTTTTTTTCTGAGCTTTGAAAAACAACACGCACTTCAGTAATTCTCATTATGTGCAAGAAGATGTCTTGAAGCGAAGAGAACAAAGTAATAATTACTCAGCAGGAAGGGAAGGATATTTAATTTGTTCATCAGATTGGGTATCAATAGCATGGTTGGTAAATTATTGCCCATTCGCAGtcacctctgaataaagaagagaAGTAACACCTGTGGATTTGGAGACGCATATTGGCCAGACCCAGTTAGAAAAAGTCAAATGTGGCTCATTTAACTAGCTTTAGTATCTAGGAGATATAGTTTCACATATTCTCAGTCAGTCTCCTTTATAGAATTTTTTAATAGAGGTTATTCAGATTTTTCGTTAAAAGTGATTAAAAATGAATCCAGAACTCCAATTCATTTGGTTTTATCAACACTCTCAATAGACTCAATTTAATGCCATTCTTTGTTAATATTATTTACTAGGTTAAATAATGTTTATTGTGCATCAGCCAATCCATACTGGTCCTTCTATGGTAATTGCCTAGATCGACTGTTCTCCCAATTGCAGAAAGTtgcatggatgagaaattgttggTCAAAATCATACAGAAGAGAGGAAGCACTTTGTACCGGGAATTTTCTTGGTCCTCTTTCATCATTTCAATGCTCCTTTGTAGTAGTTCATTCTTATGCTCAGTAAGAACAAGCTCCTTGGTGACATCAGCTAATTCCACCTCCTTCTCTTCAATCAACTGCTTGGATAGGTTTAGCTCCTCCTCTTGCTGTTCCAGCAAATGATTTTTCTTTCTCAATTCATCCTATAATTTACACATAAATCACCATTAGGATTCATCTGCCTCAGAGAGCTGTGTAAGCGCAGTAATTGCATGTATTCAAGGCCAAGATAGATTCCTGAATGCCAATAGAATTGATGGAATTGGACAGAATAAGTGACTTGCCATAATCATAATGTATAGACAGGCTTAATGTCAATGAGTCTGTAGATATGTAGCCGGCATTCTTCCCTCAAGCAATGCAATTCAAGACACCAGACTTACCAGTCTTGAATGTAGCCAACAGTTCATGTTTTAAGTGAAGTGTGTGATGATACAAAACTTACTGCACTTTATTTTGTGAAACCCATTGAAATCCCAAGAGGTGCGATAGTACAAGGATGCCATTAACAGCCTGTAAAATAACATCTTCCTTCGTGCTGCACTAGAATCTTACCTCACTCTTTAATGATCCCACTTGCTTCATAAGACAGTTGATTTTTTTCTCATACTGATTCATCTTCCCATGTATAACTTCCTCATCATCAGTGGAGAGGTCACTCAGGTGAAGTGTTGAGTGGAATTTCTCAGTGTCAATAGGTGTTATATCCAGTCGATGTGTTGGACCCTGGAATAAAAATAGTATGACAGCAAATGTTACTAATAATCAACACCTTATCCAAACAAAATGTAGATTTGAAGTTATTACCATCTTGAGACAAATATTAAAAGCTGAAACACCCAGAAAAATAGAGTAGTCCTGATCAAGCATGATAGGCCCAACCTAAAGATCTTAAAAGGTGCGGAGCTGgcaagccgaagggcctgtttccgcgctgtatctccaaattaaactaaaaactaagcactACAGCTAAATATCATCCCATCTTTATCAAAATTTGTTGATGTGCACTTGGGACTGACAGTTACTAATCCAATGATGGAATTATGGGCAgattttccatcacatttggaatatgGAAGTTAATTCTTGTTACCTCAGCATAGACCAGAGAATTAAGATGATCCATCCCAGTCTTTATCTTTCAGCTACTTACCAGCCAAAATGATTAGATGTGTTGTATTGCAATTATCTATGGAATCAGTAATAAACATTTTGTAATAATGCTATGTAAaccattaaattaattaaaatttcTGAAAAAAGCAACATCTCTATTGAGTGTTCCATTTGCACATTTACACCATCTAGTGGTATAAAAAAACTAGTCTGACTTTCACTGTATTCTCAAGAAATACAGTTCTGTTCGCCATCATGTAAAATTAAGCATCCACTTTCAAAGCCACTGACAGCACAAGCTCACTGCTCAGTAAAATGCAAAAATGTACAGACATACCATCACCCTGCTCCAGCCAGGTTTTTGGACTTACTGGAAAAAGTGGCTTTGTTTTGAGAATTCTGAGAAAATGTGAGACAATGAGAGCAGCAGAAAAATCTGTATAAATAGCAGAGAAACACACTATAGTTCACCCTCAAATCTCCCCAATCTCTCTCCAAAATCATTATGACAACAGAACTTAAATATAAACTTTAACATTAATATAAACTAGGAACCCCACTTTAACTATATTCTTAAATCAAAACCACAAGCATATCCAAGGAATTATTATACAAACCTCCCATTTGTAGCCAAGTTCTCTTACTGACGTTTTGCCTGGTGGAATCCATGGTACTTTGGTCTTTACCTTGCTGCATGGTCGCAGATTGCCACATTCTAATGCTCCTTTCAGCTTCTGCTGTATATTGAAAGTAAAAAGGCTGTAATGCCATCAGGTGCAATGTATGTCAATGTTGTGAGAATTTCATGAAAGATCAAAAGCGGTGCAGGGTTCACTTGAAACAGGCTAAGCAGTATGCTGGCAAAACAACCATTGTAGCATTATGTTCTAACCTAAATAATATTTTGATGTGGAGACAGAAAGGATTATATCTCCA
The DNA window shown above is from Amblyraja radiata isolate CabotCenter1 chromosome 32, sAmbRad1.1.pri, whole genome shotgun sequence and carries:
- the odf2 gene encoding outer dense fiber protein 2 isoform X1, with product MKTRTSPLLHVHVDETTPVHVHVKKSPKQGKRVQQKLKGALECGNLRPCSKVKTKVPWIPPGKTSVRELGYKWEGPTHRLDITPIDTEKFHSTLHLSDLSTDDEEVIHGKMNQYEKKINCLMKQVGSLKSEDELRKKNHLLEQQEEELNLSKQLIEEKEVELADVTKELVLTEHKNELLQRSIEMMKEDQENSRSEKKHWRKGDTVLKKLVEAEMDAAAAAKQVAALHSTISKLGSEKQMSASECNFLTRQKELLLQKLETFDVTNRAVRELLREQHAQEADALRLFELKETLLEKLARAEAENAHLLVKLQEIERRTDQLLTQYQAEKDNAHAAAELSKSLESTRAHLQGQLRSKEAENNRMAVQIRNFERTIAQQKGQADYLTEQLRLFHNKGDRDKEALKKATKAQKQRAERSEDAVELLNSQLVGKETQLADALSSAETWRSCYNKVMKEKSQLEIEISIVNNRVTGLLDQTHNVEDKARGDLDSLVDRLHKMSSESTSIKIENETMKANMNALEEKFMFAQTEMQQLKISIKHYEGLVDSYKSQVIKTRLEADDYNIKLEKAERENKLLKDEVNIEIDQVRRQMQKKLSDLESVPELLKLTEHKLQDCQQQLAMYEKKNVDQSSIICDLRMEIEELGGRSREKYHSVQEENHNLKLKLETLERKLEDVSTHNRELTLVVAQREDTIHHNQQRLEEKSRECSSLTRQLETSIDDARRQVDQSRERATSKERTSQNKILDLEAQLSRTKTELTQLRRSKDDAERRFQSRLEDLKDRLEQSECTNRSMHNYVQFLKSSYANVFGETAITSSPV
- the odf2 gene encoding outer dense fiber protein 2 isoform X2, which translates into the protein MKTRTSPLLHVHVDETTPVHVHVKKSPKQGKRVQKLKGALECGNLRPCSKVKTKVPWIPPGKTSVRELGYKWEGPTHRLDITPIDTEKFHSTLHLSDLSTDDEEVIHGKMNQYEKKINCLMKQVGSLKSEDELRKKNHLLEQQEEELNLSKQLIEEKEVELADVTKELVLTEHKNELLQRSIEMMKEDQENSRSEKKHWRKGDTVLKKLVEAEMDAAAAAKQVAALHSTISKLGSEKQMSASECNFLTRQKELLLQKLETFDVTNRAVRELLREQHAQEADALRLFELKETLLEKLARAEAENAHLLVKLQEIERRTDQLLTQYQAEKDNAHAAAELSKSLESTRAHLQGQLRSKEAENNRMAVQIRNFERTIAQQKGQADYLTEQLRLFHNKGDRDKEALKKATKAQKQRAERSEDAVELLNSQLVGKETQLADALSSAETWRSCYNKVMKEKSQLEIEISIVNNRVTGLLDQTHNVEDKARGDLDSLVDRLHKMSSESTSIKIENETMKANMNALEEKFMFAQTEMQQLKISIKHYEGLVDSYKSQVIKTRLEADDYNIKLEKAERENKLLKDEVNIEIDQVRRQMQKKLSDLESVPELLKLTEHKLQDCQQQLAMYEKKNVDQSSIICDLRMEIEELGGRSREKYHSVQEENHNLKLKLETLERKLEDVSTHNRELTLVVAQREDTIHHNQQRLEEKSRECSSLTRQLETSIDDARRQVDQSRERATSKERTSQNKILDLEAQLSRTKTELTQLRRSKDDAERRFQSRLEDLKDRLEQSECTNRSMHNYVQFLKSSYANVFGETAITSSPV
- the odf2 gene encoding outer dense fiber protein 2 isoform X4, with protein sequence MKTRTSPLLHVHVDETTPVHVHVKKSPKQGKRVQQKLKGALECGNLRPCSKVKTKVPWIPPGKTSVRELGYKWEGPTHRLDITPIDTEKFHSTLHLSDLSTDDEEVIHGKMNQYEKKINCLMKQVGSLKSEDELRKKNHLLEQQEEELNLSKQLIEEKEVELADVTKELVLTEHKNELLQRSIEMMKEDQENSRSEKKHWRKGDTVLKKLVEAEMDAAAAAKQVAALHSTISKLGSEKQMSASECNFLTRQKELLLQKLETFDVTNRAVRELLREQHAQEADALRLFELKETLLEKLARAEAENAHLLVKLQEIERRTDQLLTQYQAEKDNAHAAAELSKSLESTRAHLQGQLRSKEAENNRMAVQIRNFERTIAQQKGQADYLTEQLRLFHNKGDRDKEALKKATKAQKQRAERSEDAVELLNSQLVGKETQLADALSSAETWRSCYNKVMKEKSQLEIEISIVNNRVTGLLDQTHNVEDKARGDLDSLVDRLHKMSSESTSIKIENETMKANMNALEEKFMFAQTEMQQLKISIKHYEGLVDSYKSQVRRQMQKKLSDLESVPELLKLTEHKLQDCQQQLAMYEKKNVDQSSIICDLRMEIEELGGRSREKYHSVQEENHNLKLKLETLERKLEDVSTHNRELTLVVAQREDTIHHNQQRLEEKSRECSSLTRQLETSIDDARRQVDQSRERATSKERTSQNKILDLEAQLSRTKTELTQLRRSKDDAERRFQSRLEDLKDRLEQSECTNRSMHNYVQFLKSSYANVFGETAITSSPV
- the odf2 gene encoding outer dense fiber protein 2 isoform X3 yields the protein MFMLMKLLLFTFMSRRVRNKERGSSLFTFNIQQKLKGALECGNLRPCSKVKTKVPWIPPGKTSVRELGYKWEGPTHRLDITPIDTEKFHSTLHLSDLSTDDEEVIHGKMNQYEKKINCLMKQVGSLKSEDELRKKNHLLEQQEEELNLSKQLIEEKEVELADVTKELVLTEHKNELLQRSIEMMKEDQENSRSEKKHWRKGDTVLKKLVEAEMDAAAAAKQVAALHSTISKLGSEKQMSASECNFLTRQKELLLQKLETFDVTNRAVRELLREQHAQEADALRLFELKETLLEKLARAEAENAHLLVKLQEIERRTDQLLTQYQAEKDNAHAAAELSKSLESTRAHLQGQLRSKEAENNRMAVQIRNFERTIAQQKGQADYLTEQLRLFHNKGDRDKEALKKATKAQKQRAERSEDAVELLNSQLVGKETQLADALSSAETWRSCYNKVMKEKSQLEIEISIVNNRVTGLLDQTHNVEDKARGDLDSLVDRLHKMSSESTSIKIENETMKANMNALEEKFMFAQTEMQQLKISIKHYEGLVDSYKSQVIKTRLEADDYNIKLEKAERENKLLKDEVNIEIDQVRRQMQKKLSDLESVPELLKLTEHKLQDCQQQLAMYEKKNVDQSSIICDLRMEIEELGGRSREKYHSVQEENHNLKLKLETLERKLEDVSTHNRELTLVVAQREDTIHHNQQRLEEKSRECSSLTRQLETSIDDARRQVDQSRERATSKERTSQNKILDLEAQLSRTKTELTQLRRSKDDAERRFQSRLEDLKDRLEQSECTNRSMHNYVQFLKSSYANVFGETAITSSPV